ttagAATACACGAATGACctaattttattataaaaaatgcGTATTATATTAGTTTAATAATGACCATTTTTCTTTATGCACATTTTTTGGTTACTAATCATAATAttagaccaaaaaaaaaagaagaaaaaagtatATCGTCGTCAATCAAGCAATAATGGACCGCTTCAAAGTCTCCCTTCCAAGTCATagcaattgatttaatttatcagCCTAGTGATTTTCTCGTTCTAGCTTAGGGGGCGTTTGGACAGAATCAAAATGTGGCACCGTACACTAACTTCCTCCGCAAGAAGTCAGACCCACACATCAGGCAATACTTCATAGAACCTTCCAAAACCACTTCATTTTTCTAATCTCCATTTGACTATTTCAATCCCCCAAACATGCCCTTCCCTTTAAGAGAGACAGATTCGTGAATCCCTCcctgaaattcaaaatctctcgaTCAATAAACCCATCAAAAACAAGAACACGACCCATCCGACCAATAATTTCCCAAATAATTCCCAAAATTAGTCCATTTCCAGATGTTGAATCCGTTCCTCTGCGGCGCTTTCCATCCTGAAGACCAAGAAGAAAATGAGCAATGGAGTCCGAGAAAATCTTCGAGAAGAAGCAGTAGCTTCTGCAGAAGATCATCCAGGGACGCCTCCAAGAATCCTTACTCCCGCCGCGGCCTCGACAAATTCTCCGCCCTCCTCGCCGATCTCGAAGAGAAGCGCCAGAAAATCTACGCGCAGATCGGCTCCGACGAGATCTCCTTCGTCCGATTCGCCTACCCCGTCCCCGACTCCAACGACTGCGTCCCCATTGTCGTGAAGCTCCGCGACAGGAAGAAGCAGGAACCGGCGCCGGAGAAGCCTCCCCCCACCAATTCCCCCGCCGGCGAGATCGAATCTGCCGACCGGCGTCCGGAAGATCCCGAACCGGAGCAGAAGGTTATTAGCGATGGGATTAAGAGAGGCGGATTCGAGTCGTGGAGCGAGATGGTGAGGATGGATAAGTGGAGGCGGCCTTCTTATTACATGGTGGCGGCGGTGATACTGATTCTGGTGGTTATGGCGGCGTTCGGCCGGTCGGTGGCGATACTATGCACTTCGTTTGGGTGGTACTTGGTGCCAACGTTGAGCGGGGAGAGTTCGGGAAAGGCGGTGAAGAAGAAAGTGTACGGAAGGAGAATGAGCGAGAAGAAGAGGGTGGTGAGGGTGGTGAGTCACGTCGGCGGAGTAGAGCTGGATTCTCCAAGAGGTGGAAATAAAAGAGCAGGGACGAGGGACAATTCGCCGGAACATGCGCACCGGAGACGCCGGCAGTGAAGATGAAGGTGGTGTGAAGACGACgattgattttaatttttggtttttttttttggttaaactTTTCTCTTGAACATGTAAGTTTGGGTTTGGGTGATGTTGGAAATTCAACCTCCCCAGTGGAcagtttttttccttttttcttttttttttttaatggctgTAAATTATGTAATGATGTGGCACGAAGGTGGGTTGGATAAGGGTGAGGGTCCGACCCGCATAAAATGTTGGGTTTGTTTGAGGGTGTTTTTGTAAAGATAAAAGAGCTTCAACAAACTCGTGTTTCTTTCtgtttggaatttgaaaaatactaagaaaatgaaagagaaatattaacaaattaatattttatctttgattatcaagaaaaataaataaaataaaataaaaatatatcaaatatatgaacaatattttgattttatacatcattaatatatattttttcatatttttaatcatattaaaataaattttcattttaagtagTATATAgtatagaaggaaaatataatgaaaaataagtttcctcctcctttttctttttctttcctttttccaagTAAAATCTTTGATCGAAAGATACCCTAAATGTTATAGGTGTAATCGGTTCGATTCAATTCGATTATGTGTCAAATCAAAAATCGAACTAAAAATTGTGGCTTTTGAACTTCTCAAACTGAAACCAAAATCGAACCGAATGTGTTATCCCATGTGTTAGCACCTGAGAAGTCCATAGGTGTGCTTAATACACATTagtgaacaccaacttaacccaaaagcctaagcctattgggtcttgagcccaatcatgtatataagcacccatcatccactcactttTTTCAATGTAGGACAAACTCATAAATGGAATTCTTAACAATTTCCCCCTCA
The sequence above is a segment of the Malania oleifera isolate guangnan ecotype guangnan chromosome 8, ASM2987363v1, whole genome shotgun sequence genome. Coding sequences within it:
- the LOC131162506 gene encoding uncharacterized protein LOC131162506; this translates as MLNPFLCGAFHPEDQEENEQWSPRKSSRRSSSFCRRSSRDASKNPYSRRGLDKFSALLADLEEKRQKIYAQIGSDEISFVRFAYPVPDSNDCVPIVVKLRDRKKQEPAPEKPPPTNSPAGEIESADRRPEDPEPEQKVISDGIKRGGFESWSEMVRMDKWRRPSYYMVAAVILILVVMAAFGRSVAILCTSFGWYLVPTLSGESSGKAVKKKVYGRRMSEKKRVVRVVSHVGGVELDSPRGGNKRAGTRDNSPEHAHRRRRQ